A portion of the Corynebacterium jeikeium genome contains these proteins:
- a CDS encoding phenylalanine--tRNA ligase subunit alpha, translating to MSDSPNPIDLSEDALQAAAQKATDAFDAAGNLDELSAARREHLGDEGYIPQARRALGSIPKAERKDAGRRVNVVRGAVEKHYAERLAVLEEEENARRLVAERIDVSVDTTRGQRGGMHPITILSEQIGDIFVGMGWEVAEGPEVEAEYFNFDALNFLPDHPARTLQDTFHIAPEGSKQVLRTHTSPVQVRTLQSRDLPIYVICPGRTFRTDELDATHTPVFHQVEGLAVDKGLTMGHLRGTLDHMAKALFGPETKTRMRTNYFPFTEPSAEVDVWFPNKKGGAGWIEWGGCGMVNPNVLRASGIDPEVYSGFAFGMGLERTLQFRNGLTDMRDMVEGDVRFTQPFGIRG from the coding sequence GTGAGCGATTCGCCAAATCCTATCGATCTTTCCGAGGACGCCCTCCAGGCGGCTGCGCAGAAGGCCACGGATGCCTTTGACGCTGCCGGCAACCTGGATGAGCTTTCTGCCGCCCGTCGTGAGCACTTGGGGGATGAAGGTTACATTCCGCAGGCTCGCCGCGCGCTGGGCTCTATTCCGAAGGCTGAGCGCAAGGATGCTGGTCGTCGCGTGAATGTTGTTCGCGGAGCCGTCGAGAAGCACTATGCAGAGCGTCTTGCGGTGCTGGAGGAAGAGGAAAACGCGCGCCGTCTGGTCGCGGAGCGCATCGACGTGTCGGTGGACACCACGCGAGGCCAGCGTGGCGGTATGCACCCAATTACTATCCTGTCCGAGCAGATCGGTGACATCTTCGTGGGCATGGGGTGGGAAGTTGCCGAGGGCCCGGAGGTCGAAGCCGAGTACTTCAACTTTGACGCGCTGAACTTCCTGCCGGATCACCCGGCTCGTACCCTGCAGGATACTTTCCACATTGCGCCGGAAGGATCCAAGCAGGTGCTGCGTACGCACACCTCTCCAGTTCAGGTTCGTACTCTGCAGTCGCGTGACCTGCCAATTTACGTTATCTGCCCGGGGCGTACCTTCCGTACCGATGAGCTCGATGCCACCCACACCCCGGTCTTCCACCAGGTCGAGGGGCTCGCTGTGGACAAGGGCCTGACCATGGGGCACCTGCGCGGCACGCTGGATCACATGGCAAAGGCGCTGTTCGGTCCGGAGACCAAGACCCGCATGCGCACCAACTACTTCCCGTTCACTGAACCGTCCGCTGAGGTTGACGTCTGGTTCCCGAATAAGAAGGGCGGCGCAGGCTGGATCGAGTGGGGTGGCTGCGGCATGGTCAACCCGAACGTGCTGCGTGCTTCCGGTATTGACCCGGAGGTGTACTCGGGCTTCGCGTTCGGCATGGGCCTGGAGCGCACCCTGCAGTTCCGCAATGGCCTGACCGACATGCGCGACATGGTCGAAGGCGACGTCCGCTTCACGCAGCCGTTCGGTATCCGCGGCTAA
- a CDS encoding trypsin, translated as MIGILRHRDNRLNSAEAREQRVGARAVSSAKPAATVAAAAVTAGLLLTGAPSAAALVGGEAAAPSAAADSVVSVMVRTSPHTGNFCTGTAIAPQWVMTAAHCVRDVPQQVGEVEVGSGPDARRVPIDRWEIAPSGDVVLIHLAGDAALREYPAMERRQAFSEQETAGTVYGRSLLGDVADGALPMATVTASMCPVKYQQCVREDSVLAHMERPAALQVGDSGGPLFIDGQLAAVFSGAVAFDGSVAPEESGYYLYTTTSSVAQWADGVMSQESSVVVE; from the coding sequence ATGATTGGCATCTTGCGGCACCGCGACAACAGGCTGAATAGCGCAGAGGCACGAGAGCAGCGCGTCGGAGCGCGCGCTGTGAGCAGTGCGAAGCCTGCGGCGACTGTGGCTGCAGCTGCTGTCACGGCAGGTCTATTGCTCACCGGCGCGCCGAGTGCGGCTGCGCTGGTTGGTGGGGAGGCTGCTGCGCCCAGTGCGGCGGCGGACTCCGTGGTGTCGGTCATGGTCCGGACCAGTCCCCATACCGGAAACTTTTGCACGGGAACTGCAATCGCCCCGCAGTGGGTAATGACCGCAGCTCACTGCGTGCGTGATGTCCCGCAGCAGGTTGGGGAAGTCGAGGTCGGTTCCGGCCCGGATGCCCGGCGTGTACCGATTGATCGCTGGGAGATTGCGCCCAGCGGTGACGTAGTGCTTATTCACCTTGCGGGCGATGCAGCTCTTCGGGAGTATCCCGCAATGGAACGTCGTCAAGCGTTTTCGGAGCAAGAAACGGCAGGCACGGTCTATGGGCGATCGCTGCTCGGCGATGTTGCGGATGGCGCGCTGCCGATGGCGACCGTCACCGCGTCGATGTGCCCGGTGAAGTATCAGCAGTGCGTGCGGGAAGACTCAGTGTTGGCGCACATGGAGCGACCCGCGGCGTTGCAGGTGGGCGATTCGGGCGGACCACTCTTTATCGACGGCCAGCTGGCCGCGGTGTTCTCGGGTGCGGTGGCTTTTGATGGCAGCGTCGCACCGGAGGAGTCGGGTTACTATCTCTACACCACGACGTCATCGGTGGCGCAGTGGGCAGATGGTGTGATGAGCCAGGAGTCAAGCGTCGTAGTTGAATAG
- a CDS encoding phenylalanine--tRNA ligase subunit beta yields MFIPQSWVTEIVRGPENTINPDWSVTPDELDEGFVRVGFETEGHEPLEKVEGPLVFGRVDHIEELEGFKKPIRFCQVNVGDANGTGELQEIICGARNFEEGSIVIVALPGCVLPGGFEISARKTYGKISNGMLCSEAELGMTDSSAGILTLPSAPAELGSCAKEFIGLDDEKFEVNITPDRGYALSARGLGREICSAFNLDFADPAKVNELPVEGEVLNVTIDEDTDTRRFGLRRVTGIDPNAETPWWMRRRLLLAGQRPVNVATDVTNYVMLLLGQPMHAFDGSKIAGGLHIRNAKAGETLTTLDHVDRKLDPADVVICDDNGIQSLAGIMGGLTSEIADDTTDVVFEAANWSPLHVFRSGRRHKLSSEASRRFERGVDTALVEPALDLACQLLADIAGGTIDTGRTLLGEVATMPTIDFAVNRASEVAGVDYPRETVIGRLREVGCEVVDNGDRLAVTPPTWRSDLTMSADLVEEILRLEGLEDIPVILPIAPAGRGLTERQLRRRFVGHALAHNGYLEILPTPFIANDVFDVWGLDADDPRRNTVKVINPLESDHAQLGTTLLPSMLESLKRNVARGQVDLSLYGVEQVSIERGNGVSPMPSTAGLPSEAERAELLESLPEQPLHVATVACGRIRLDSPWGDEAAYTVADAIEAARIVARAANVELEIRNAEVLPWHPGRCAELLVDGEVVGHAGELHPKVCKDAGLPERTCAMEINLDALPVTEHLPAPVLSPFPAVHQDVALVVSDEVSAAEVEKTLVEGAGELLESIRVFDVYRSEQMGEGVRSLAYSLRFRAPDRTLKEEEASAAREAAIELATTRHGAQLRG; encoded by the coding sequence ATGTTCATTCCACAGTCGTGGGTCACTGAAATCGTTCGCGGCCCAGAGAACACCATCAACCCGGACTGGTCCGTTACCCCGGACGAGTTGGATGAGGGCTTTGTCCGCGTTGGTTTTGAAACCGAGGGGCACGAGCCGCTGGAGAAGGTCGAGGGGCCGCTGGTTTTCGGTCGCGTCGACCACATTGAGGAGCTCGAGGGCTTTAAGAAGCCAATTCGCTTCTGTCAGGTCAATGTCGGTGATGCCAATGGCACCGGCGAGCTGCAGGAGATCATCTGTGGTGCCCGCAACTTCGAAGAGGGCTCCATTGTTATCGTCGCGCTGCCGGGCTGCGTGCTGCCGGGTGGGTTCGAGATTTCCGCACGGAAGACTTACGGCAAGATTTCCAACGGCATGCTCTGCTCCGAAGCTGAGCTGGGTATGACCGATTCCTCCGCCGGTATTCTGACGCTGCCGTCGGCCCCAGCTGAGCTGGGTTCGTGCGCCAAGGAATTCATCGGTCTCGATGACGAGAAGTTCGAGGTCAACATCACCCCGGACCGCGGTTACGCGCTGTCGGCCCGCGGTCTGGGCCGCGAGATCTGCTCCGCCTTCAACCTCGACTTCGCCGATCCAGCCAAGGTCAACGAGCTGCCGGTCGAAGGTGAGGTCCTGAACGTCACTATCGACGAGGACACCGACACCCGCCGCTTTGGTCTGCGCCGAGTCACCGGCATCGACCCGAACGCCGAGACCCCGTGGTGGATGCGTCGCCGCCTGCTGCTGGCTGGTCAGCGTCCGGTCAACGTGGCCACGGACGTCACCAACTATGTGATGCTACTGCTCGGTCAGCCGATGCACGCTTTCGACGGTTCCAAGATCGCTGGTGGCCTGCACATCCGCAACGCTAAGGCCGGCGAGACTCTGACCACCCTCGACCACGTGGACCGCAAGCTCGACCCGGCAGACGTTGTCATCTGCGACGACAATGGTATTCAGTCGCTGGCCGGCATCATGGGTGGTCTCACCTCCGAGATCGCCGACGACACCACCGATGTGGTCTTCGAGGCCGCCAACTGGTCGCCGCTGCATGTCTTCCGCAGTGGTCGCCGCCACAAGCTGAGCTCCGAGGCTTCACGACGTTTCGAGCGCGGCGTGGACACCGCTCTGGTCGAGCCGGCTCTGGATCTGGCCTGCCAGCTGCTCGCTGACATCGCCGGCGGCACTATCGACACTGGTCGCACCCTGCTCGGTGAGGTTGCCACCATGCCGACTATTGACTTTGCTGTCAACCGCGCCAGCGAAGTTGCGGGCGTTGATTACCCGCGTGAGACCGTCATTGGACGCCTGCGCGAGGTCGGTTGCGAGGTCGTCGACAACGGTGACCGCCTGGCTGTCACTCCGCCAACCTGGCGCTCGGACCTGACCATGTCCGCTGACCTGGTTGAGGAGATCCTACGTCTGGAGGGCCTGGAAGACATTCCGGTTATCCTCCCAATCGCCCCGGCCGGTCGCGGTCTGACCGAGCGTCAGCTGCGTCGCCGCTTCGTCGGCCACGCGCTGGCTCACAATGGCTACCTGGAGATTCTGCCGACACCGTTCATTGCCAACGATGTCTTCGACGTCTGGGGCCTGGACGCTGATGACCCGCGTCGTAACACCGTCAAGGTCATCAACCCGTTGGAGTCCGACCACGCTCAGCTGGGCACGACTCTGCTGCCGTCCATGCTTGAATCGCTGAAGCGCAATGTTGCTCGCGGCCAGGTCGACCTGTCGCTCTACGGTGTGGAGCAGGTATCCATCGAGCGCGGTAACGGTGTCTCGCCGATGCCGTCTACCGCGGGTCTGCCGAGCGAGGCCGAGCGCGCCGAGCTGCTGGAGTCGCTGCCGGAGCAGCCGCTGCACGTCGCCACTGTCGCCTGCGGTCGTATCCGCCTGGATAGCCCGTGGGGTGACGAGGCCGCGTACACCGTCGCCGACGCCATCGAAGCCGCGCGCATTGTTGCCCGCGCTGCCAACGTCGAGCTGGAGATCCGTAACGCTGAGGTGCTGCCGTGGCACCCGGGCCGCTGCGCTGAGCTGCTTGTCGACGGCGAGGTCGTCGGCCACGCCGGTGAGCTGCACCCGAAGGTGTGCAAGGATGCTGGTCTGCCGGAGCGCACCTGCGCTATGGAGATCAATCTCGATGCACTGCCAGTGACGGAGCACCTGCCGGCGCCGGTACTCAGCCCGTTCCCGGCCGTCCACCAGGACGTCGCGCTTGTTGTCAGCGATGAGGTCTCTGCCGCAGAGGTGGAGAAGACTCTGGTGGAAGGTGCCGGTGAGCTCCTCGAATCCATCCGTGTCTTCGATGTTTACCGTTCCGAGCAGATGGGCGAAGGCGTTCGCTCACTGGCGTACTCCCTGCGTTTCCGCGCACCGGACCGTACGCTGAAGGAAGAGGAAGCTTCCGCAGCTCGCGAGGCGGCCATTGAGTTGGCCACTACCCGTCACGGCGCTCAGCTGCGCGGCTAA